The proteins below are encoded in one region of Lentisphaera araneosa HTCC2155:
- a CDS encoding T6SS immunity protein Tdi1 domain-containing protein: MELSLNELLCTPQGEVEREEILKAWSWLTSDLPVLFTAMGDVFVQAEDATVSLLDVTAGELSAVAKNGEEFQALLTDAEFLTEKFYTEAVAKFRKIGKRLNPGKCYGYKQPLVFGGDEKPHNLKIYSIEDYLRLMGEIHEKIKDLPEQSEVEIDLN, translated from the coding sequence ATGGAATTAAGTTTAAACGAGTTGTTATGTACGCCTCAGGGAGAAGTCGAAAGAGAAGAGATATTAAAGGCCTGGTCATGGTTGACGAGTGACTTGCCCGTGTTGTTTACAGCGATGGGTGATGTTTTTGTCCAAGCAGAAGATGCGACTGTATCCCTATTGGATGTGACAGCCGGCGAATTGAGCGCTGTTGCGAAAAATGGTGAAGAATTTCAGGCTTTGTTGACTGATGCTGAATTTTTGACTGAAAAGTTTTATACTGAAGCCGTTGCGAAGTTTCGTAAAATTGGCAAGCGTTTAAATCCAGGTAAATGTTACGGATATAAGCAGCCTTTAGTTTTTGGTGGTGACGAAAAGCCACATAATTTAAAGATTTACTCTATTGAAGATTACTTGCGGTTGATGGGCGAGATTCACGAAAAAATTAAAGATTTACCTGAGCAATCGGAAGTCGAAATTGATTTGAACTAA